The following coding sequences are from one Chromatiales bacterium window:
- the ccoN gene encoding cytochrome-c oxidase, cbb3-type subunit I, with amino-acid sequence MAEAMTYNDKVVRQFAIMTLVWGIVGMAVGVFIAAQMVWPALNFDLPWFSFGRLRPLHTNAVIFAFGGSALFATSYYIVQRTCHVPLFAGGLAAFTFWGWQLIIVLAAVSLPLGITTSKEYAELEWPIDLLITIVWVSYAIVFFGTIAKRRVEHIYVANWFFGGFIVVVAMLHVVNSAAIPVNWLKSYSVYAGVQDAMVQWWYGHNAVGFFLTAGFLGMMYYLIPKQADRPVYSYRLSVVHFWALVFTYIWAGPHHLLYTALPNWAQSLGMVMSLVLLAPSWGGMINGIMTLSGAWEKLRKDPILKFLIVSVSFYGMATFEGPMMSIKTVNSLSHYTDWTIGHVHAGALGWNGFISIGALYYLIPKLFNKPLYSMKLVETHFWIGTIGIVLYISAMWISGIMQGLMWRAVNEDGTLTYSFVESVQAMHPFYLIRFVGGAIFVIGLLLMAYNVVKTIRGSKPVPVAVPAPAH; translated from the coding sequence ATGGCCGAAGCAATGACATATAACGACAAAGTCGTGCGCCAGTTCGCGATCATGACGCTGGTGTGGGGCATCGTCGGCATGGCGGTCGGCGTCTTCATCGCGGCCCAGATGGTCTGGCCGGCGTTGAACTTCGATCTTCCGTGGTTCAGTTTCGGACGCCTGCGTCCCCTGCACACAAACGCCGTCATTTTTGCGTTTGGCGGGTCGGCGCTGTTCGCGACGTCCTACTACATCGTGCAGCGCACCTGCCATGTCCCGCTCTTCGCGGGCGGGCTCGCGGCGTTCACGTTCTGGGGCTGGCAGCTCATCATCGTGCTCGCGGCTGTCTCGCTGCCGCTCGGAATCACGACTTCCAAGGAATACGCCGAGCTGGAATGGCCGATCGACCTGCTGATCACAATCGTCTGGGTGTCCTATGCGATTGTCTTTTTCGGCACGATTGCGAAGCGCCGCGTCGAGCACATCTACGTCGCGAATTGGTTCTTCGGCGGATTCATCGTCGTCGTGGCCATGCTGCATGTCGTCAACAGCGCTGCGATCCCGGTCAACTGGCTGAAATCGTATTCGGTCTATGCCGGGGTCCAGGACGCCATGGTGCAGTGGTGGTACGGCCATAACGCGGTGGGCTTCTTCCTGACCGCCGGCTTCCTCGGCATGATGTATTACCTGATTCCCAAGCAGGCCGATCGCCCGGTGTATTCGTATCGCCTGTCGGTCGTGCACTTCTGGGCGCTGGTATTCACCTACATCTGGGCCGGCCCGCATCATCTGCTGTACACCGCGCTGCCGAACTGGGCGCAGTCGCTGGGCATGGTGATGTCGCTGGTGCTGCTCGCACCAAGCTGGGGCGGCATGATCAACGGCATCATGACCCTGTCCGGCGCATGGGAAAAACTGCGCAAGGACCCGATCCTGAAGTTCCTGATCGTGTCGGTTTCCTTCTACGGCATGGCGACGTTCGAGGGCCCGATGATGTCCATCAAGACGGTCAACTCGCTGTCGCACTACACCGACTGGACGATCGGGCACGTACATGCCGGCGCACTGGGCTGGAACGGGTTTATCTCGATTGGCGCCCTGTACTACCTGATTCCAAAGCTGTTCAACAAGCCTTTGTACTCGATGAAACTCGTCGAGACGCACTTCTGGATCGGCACCATCGGCATCGTGCTGTACATCTCGGCGATGTGGATTTCCGGGATCATGCAGGGCCTGATGTGGCGCGCCGTGAACGAGGACGGCACACTGACCTACAGCTTCGTGGAAAGCGTCCAGGCCATGCACCCGTTCTATCTGATCCGGTTTGTGGGCGGCGCGATCTTCGTCATCGGCCTGCTGCTGATGGCCTACAACGTCGTGAAGACGATTCGCGGTTCGAAACCCGTGCCGGTCGCCGTCCCGGCTCCGGCGCACTGA
- a CDS encoding YIP1 family protein, whose translation MVLNHVLGLFTNPRAEWQRIRDTECTVSQCIMGHVLILAAIPPIAGYIGTTQVGWTIGAGDPVKLSNTSAGMIAIAYFLAMVIGVMVMGRMIAWMAETYDVKVGFNRALALAAYTATPIFLVGIFQLYPALWLNFLVGLPALAYVVFLLYMGVPVMMEIPAERGFLMSSAILAVGLVGLVSLLAATAILWGLGFAPAFTN comes from the coding sequence ATGGTCCTAAACCACGTTCTGGGTCTGTTTACAAATCCCCGCGCCGAATGGCAGCGCATTCGTGACACCGAATGCACCGTCAGCCAGTGCATCATGGGACACGTGCTGATCCTCGCGGCCATTCCGCCGATCGCCGGATATATCGGCACCACGCAGGTCGGCTGGACGATCGGCGCCGGCGACCCGGTCAAGCTCTCCAACACCAGCGCCGGCATGATCGCGATCGCGTATTTCCTCGCGATGGTCATCGGCGTGATGGTCATGGGACGCATGATCGCCTGGATGGCCGAGACCTACGACGTTAAGGTTGGCTTCAATCGCGCCCTCGCGCTGGCCGCCTACACGGCCACCCCGATCTTCCTGGTCGGCATCTTCCAGCTCTACCCCGCACTGTGGCTCAACTTCCTGGTCGGGCTGCCGGCGCTCGCCTACGTCGTGTTCCTGCTCTACATGGGCGTGCCGGTGATGATGGAGATTCCGGCGGAACGCGGGTTTCTGATGTCCAGCGCGATTCTCGCCGTGGGCTTGGTCGGCCTGGTGTCGTTGCTGGCCGCCACCGCGATCCTCTGGGGTCTCGGCTTCGCTCCCGCGTTTACGAACTGA
- the cadA gene encoding cadmium-translocating P-type ATPase, producing the protein MATPSTCYHCGEPVPAGLDLTATIAGVAQPMCCAGCQAVARAIVDAGMSDYYRRRSGPAATAAEIVPEHLRELLAYDDAEVQRSFVSAPGAGEREAALILEGITCAACVWLNERHVMALPGVTAVSVNYATHRARVRWDPTRIRLSEILAAIERIGYRAHPYDPEHQQALLENERRAQLRRLGVAGVFGMQVMMLAIGLYGGDFWGIDPGLRGLMTWISLLLTLPVLLISARPFFERAITDLRNARAGMDVPVALGIALAFTASVWHTWRGEGAVYFDSVAMFTFFLLGARYLELAARKRSIEAGEGLLYARPMIATRIAADGTESDVAAGRLAPGDRVRIRPGATLPADGRVIEGASAVDESLLTGESRPVAKRPGDPVVAGSVNVDQPLVIGVERAGHETVLAGIQRMLEQAQNARPAVALLADRIAGWFVFGLVAVAAVVAFVWLRIDPERWLAVTVSVLVVACPCALSLATPAAVTAAIGRLTTAGFLVKNPSLLETLARADTIVFDKTGTLTRGRPRLIDVDVPRAGVDCARATAIAAALERGSEHPLARAIVEAAGQGAALAVTERHNQPGAGISGQVDGVRYWLGAATWLDAQGLGGGVPSNADGGHTEAILADGNGVVARFRFDDAPRPGATALIDALRAHRLRTVMLSGDAPAVAEALGAALGIDEVYGGLTPQAKLEHVDRLTRAGAVTIMVGDGVNDAPALARAHGSIAMGSGTQLAAVSADAIQMGLGLESLSESIGIARRAERVIRQNLAWALGYNLLMLPAAAAGLVSPWLAALGMSLSSLVVIANAVRLQRQSPRTSTSPVTPATLPV; encoded by the coding sequence ATGGCCACGCCATCGACCTGTTATCACTGCGGCGAGCCGGTTCCGGCGGGCCTCGACCTGACCGCGACCATCGCCGGCGTCGCGCAGCCGATGTGCTGCGCCGGCTGCCAGGCGGTGGCGCGCGCGATCGTCGATGCCGGCATGAGCGATTACTACCGGCGCCGGAGCGGCCCGGCGGCGACCGCCGCCGAGATCGTTCCCGAACACCTGCGCGAGCTGCTGGCCTACGACGATGCCGAGGTACAGCGCAGCTTCGTAAGCGCCCCGGGCGCGGGCGAGCGGGAGGCGGCACTGATCCTGGAAGGCATCACCTGCGCGGCCTGCGTGTGGCTGAACGAACGGCACGTCATGGCCCTGCCGGGCGTGACCGCCGTCAGCGTGAACTACGCGACCCATCGCGCGCGGGTGCGCTGGGACCCCACGCGCATTCGCCTGAGCGAGATCCTCGCCGCAATCGAGCGCATCGGCTATCGCGCCCATCCCTACGATCCCGAACACCAGCAGGCGCTGTTGGAAAACGAGCGCCGCGCCCAGCTGCGCCGCCTCGGTGTGGCCGGTGTGTTCGGCATGCAGGTGATGATGCTGGCAATCGGTCTGTATGGCGGCGATTTCTGGGGCATCGACCCCGGCCTGCGCGGCCTGATGACCTGGATCAGTCTGCTGCTGACCCTGCCGGTGCTGCTGATCTCGGCACGGCCGTTCTTCGAACGCGCGATCACGGACCTGCGCAATGCACGCGCGGGCATGGATGTTCCCGTGGCGTTGGGCATTGCGCTCGCGTTTACCGCCAGCGTCTGGCACACCTGGCGCGGCGAGGGCGCGGTCTATTTCGACTCCGTCGCAATGTTCACGTTCTTTCTGCTGGGCGCCCGCTACCTGGAACTCGCCGCGCGCAAGCGCTCGATCGAGGCCGGGGAGGGGTTGCTGTACGCACGGCCGATGATCGCCACCCGGATCGCCGCCGATGGCACGGAATCCGACGTGGCCGCGGGGCGACTCGCGCCGGGCGACCGCGTGCGGATTCGCCCCGGGGCGACCCTGCCGGCGGACGGGCGGGTGATCGAAGGGGCCTCGGCCGTCGACGAATCTCTGCTGACCGGCGAGTCGCGCCCGGTGGCCAAGCGGCCCGGCGACCCGGTCGTGGCCGGCAGCGTCAACGTCGATCAGCCGCTGGTCATCGGTGTCGAGCGGGCCGGGCACGAAACGGTTCTGGCCGGCATCCAGCGCATGCTCGAACAGGCGCAGAATGCACGCCCCGCGGTGGCCCTGCTGGCGGACCGGATCGCCGGCTGGTTTGTGTTCGGGCTGGTGGCCGTGGCCGCGGTGGTCGCGTTCGTATGGCTCAGGATCGATCCGGAACGCTGGCTGGCCGTCACCGTTTCCGTTCTGGTCGTCGCCTGTCCCTGCGCGCTGTCGCTGGCCACGCCGGCGGCCGTCACGGCGGCGATCGGACGCCTGACGACGGCCGGCTTTCTGGTCAAGAACCCGAGCCTGCTGGAGACCCTGGCCCGCGCCGACACGATCGTCTTCGACAAGACCGGCACGCTCACCCGCGGGCGGCCGCGACTCATCGATGTCGACGTGCCGCGGGCCGGGGTTGACTGCGCACGCGCAACGGCGATCGCCGCGGCGCTGGAACGCGGTTCCGAACACCCGCTGGCCCGGGCGATCGTTGAGGCTGCCGGACAAGGGGCGGCGCTCGCCGTGACTGAGCGGCACAACCAGCCGGGCGCCGGAATCTCGGGGCAGGTGGACGGTGTGCGCTACTGGCTCGGCGCGGCGACGTGGCTGGATGCACAGGGGCTTGGTGGCGGTGTTCCATCGAACGCCGACGGCGGCCATACCGAGGCGATCCTTGCCGACGGCAACGGCGTCGTGGCGCGATTTCGCTTCGACGACGCCCCGCGCCCCGGCGCCACGGCGCTGATCGACGCGCTGCGCGCGCACCGCCTGCGCACGGTCATGCTCAGCGGGGACGCTCCGGCGGTCGCCGAGGCGCTCGGCGCGGCGCTGGGCATCGACGAGGTGTACGGCGGGCTGACGCCGCAGGCCAAGCTCGAACACGTCGACCGCCTGACCCGGGCCGGCGCCGTCACGATCATGGTCGGCGACGGGGTGAACGATGCGCCGGCACTGGCACGTGCCCATGGTTCCATCGCCATGGGCAGCGGCACGCAGCTGGCCGCAGTCTCGGCGGATGCGATCCAGATGGGACTCGGGCTCGAAAGTCTGTCAGAGAGCATCGGGATCGCCCGGCGCGCCGAACGCGTGATTCGTCAGAACCTAGCCTGGGCGCTGGGCTACAACCTGCTGATGCTGCCGGCTGCCGCGGCTGGACTGGTTAGCCCCTGGCTGGCGGCGCTGGGCATGTCGCTCTCTTCGCTGGTCGTCATCGCAAACGCGGTGCGACTGCAACGCCAGTCACCACGCACGTCCACATCGCCCGTGACGCCCGCGACCCTCCCCGTGTGA
- the ccoO gene encoding cytochrome-c oxidase, cbb3-type subunit II, whose translation MGIQAKVEKNTGLLLILSLLVAAVGGVVQIVPLFFQHSTTEPVEGLKPYSALQLTGRDIYIREGCYTCHSQMIRPFRAETERYGHYSVAGEFVYDRPFQWGSKRTGPDLHRVGGRYSDDWHRVHMINPRDVVPESVMPGYPWLETTPADDGSIQDKMRTLNLLGHGYTDAEIAAAPGDLEGKTEMDAMIAYLQGLGTAVKTRR comes from the coding sequence ATGGGCATTCAAGCAAAAGTTGAAAAGAACACGGGCCTGCTCCTGATCCTGTCGCTGCTGGTCGCAGCGGTCGGTGGCGTGGTCCAGATCGTTCCGCTGTTTTTCCAGCACTCGACGACGGAGCCTGTTGAGGGACTGAAACCCTACTCGGCTCTGCAACTGACCGGCCGCGACATCTATATCCGCGAGGGCTGCTACACCTGTCATTCGCAGATGATCCGGCCGTTCCGGGCGGAGACCGAACGCTACGGGCATTACTCGGTCGCCGGCGAGTTTGTCTATGACCGTCCGTTCCAGTGGGGCTCCAAGCGCACGGGTCCGGATCTGCACCGGGTCGGTGGTCGCTACTCAGACGACTGGCATCGGGTTCACATGATCAACCCGCGGGACGTTGTTCCGGAGTCGGTCATGCCGGGCTACCCGTGGCTGGAAACCACGCCGGCAGACGACGGCAGCATCCAGGACAAGATGCGCACGCTGAACCTGTTGGGTCACGGCTATACCGACGCCGAGATCGCCGCTGCCCCCGGTGACCTGGAAGGCAAGACCGAGATGGACGCGATGATCGCGTACCTGCAGGGTCTGGGCACCGCGGTGAAGACGCGTCGCTGA
- the ccoG gene encoding cytochrome c oxidase accessory protein CcoG: MTDQANAQVLDAEVEQALYAKREKIYPRQVSGLFARLRALAVIALLGGYYFVPWLQWGGRQAVLFDLPARKFYILGVVIWPQDLIYLTAMLIISALSLFFFTALAGRLWCGYACPQTVWTEAFMWIERKIEGDRAKRMKLDKQPWSWKKLSIKSSKHAAWLAFALWTGFTFVGYFTPIRDLADRLFPYAWGGWETFWVLFYSFATYGNAGWLREQVCIYMCPYARFQSAMIDKDTLIVSYDVERGEPRGARRRTADLKQAKLGHCIDCSICVQVCPTGIDIRDGLQYQCIGCAACIDACDEVMDKMGYPRGLVRYTTEHALEGNPTKILRLRVLIYAGILFALTVAVGWSLFVRDTTALDVIRDRNSLFRETMDGLIENVYTLKLINKDAHAHTYRVSVHGLPNLVMKTDHETSEVAAGEVVEYPVRVQVEPNALNERSVDLRFVLSADDDPSIQIVEEARFVGPRPGEW; the protein is encoded by the coding sequence ATGACTGACCAAGCCAACGCCCAGGTGCTCGACGCCGAGGTCGAGCAGGCCCTCTACGCCAAGCGCGAAAAGATCTACCCGCGACAGGTCAGCGGACTGTTCGCGCGCCTGCGGGCACTGGCGGTGATTGCGCTGCTGGGCGGTTATTACTTCGTGCCCTGGCTGCAATGGGGCGGCCGTCAGGCCGTGCTGTTCGATCTGCCCGCGCGCAAGTTCTACATCCTCGGTGTGGTGATCTGGCCGCAGGACCTGATCTACCTCACGGCGATGCTGATCATCTCCGCCCTGTCGCTGTTCTTTTTCACCGCGCTCGCCGGGCGCCTGTGGTGCGGCTATGCCTGTCCGCAGACGGTCTGGACCGAGGCGTTCATGTGGATCGAGCGCAAGATCGAGGGCGATCGTGCGAAGCGCATGAAGCTCGACAAGCAGCCCTGGTCATGGAAGAAGCTGTCGATCAAGTCGTCGAAACACGCCGCCTGGCTGGCCTTCGCACTTTGGACCGGCTTCACGTTCGTGGGCTACTTCACGCCGATCCGCGACCTGGCCGACCGCCTGTTTCCGTATGCCTGGGGTGGCTGGGAGACGTTCTGGGTGCTGTTCTACTCGTTTGCGACCTATGGCAACGCCGGCTGGCTGCGCGAGCAGGTCTGTATCTACATGTGCCCATATGCGCGCTTTCAGAGCGCGATGATCGACAAGGACACGCTGATCGTCTCCTACGATGTCGAACGCGGCGAACCACGCGGCGCACGGCGACGCACCGCCGACCTCAAGCAGGCGAAGCTCGGCCACTGCATTGACTGTTCCATCTGCGTGCAGGTGTGCCCGACCGGAATCGACATCCGCGACGGCCTCCAGTACCAGTGCATCGGCTGCGCGGCCTGCATCGACGCCTGCGACGAGGTCATGGACAAGATGGGCTATCCGCGTGGTCTCGTGCGCTACACGACCGAGCACGCGCTGGAAGGAAACCCGACCAAGATCCTGCGCCTGCGCGTGCTGATCTATGCGGGCATCCTGTTTGCGCTGACCGTCGCCGTGGGCTGGTCGCTGTTCGTGCGCGATACGACGGCACTCGACGTGATCCGCGATCGCAACTCGCTGTTTCGCGAAACCATGGATGGTCTCATCGAGAACGTCTACACCCTGAAGCTCATCAACAAGGACGCGCACGCCCACACCTACCGGGTCAGTGTGCACGGCCTGCCGAACCTGGTGATGAAGACCGATCACGAGACCTCGGAGGTCGCCGCGGGCGAAGTCGTGGAATATCCTGTGCGGGTACAGGTTGAACCCAATGCACTCAACGAGCGCAGCGTGGATCTGCGCTTCGTGCTGAGCGCGGATGACGATCCTTCCATCCAGATCGTCGAGGAAGCACGTTTCGTCGGGCCACGGCCGGGCGAGTGGTGA
- the ccoP gene encoding cytochrome-c oxidase, cbb3-type subunit III: protein MSVSDFTSDFWNWFIAGVTIVSFIWLIYLLISQSKVKGPKGGGQAEDMGHVWDEDLRELNTPLPKWWLNMFYITIVFGVVYLVLYPGLGTFAGVLGWTQESQYQEELADAKAEFGPVFERFTKTPLGQLAKDPAAQKAGARLYASYCAVCHGSDARGATGFPNLRDADWLYGSDGEAIRTSIGAGRDGVMPAWEGALGGAEGVDQVTAYLLTLSGRKPQGELANADVTQGQMKYGMFCAGCHLPDGSGNAALGAPNLADDVWLYGGSVRAIRESIAKGRAGRMPAHNEFLGTDKVHVLSAYVLSLSQK, encoded by the coding sequence ATTTCCGTGTCTGACTTTACAAGCGATTTCTGGAACTGGTTCATCGCCGGCGTCACCATCGTTTCCTTCATCTGGCTGATCTACCTGCTCATTTCGCAGTCGAAGGTCAAGGGGCCGAAAGGCGGTGGCCAGGCTGAGGATATGGGCCACGTCTGGGACGAGGATCTGCGCGAACTGAACACGCCGCTGCCGAAATGGTGGCTGAACATGTTCTACATCACGATCGTGTTCGGCGTGGTGTACCTCGTGCTGTATCCGGGGCTCGGCACCTTCGCCGGTGTGCTCGGCTGGACGCAGGAATCGCAGTATCAGGAAGAACTGGCCGACGCGAAGGCCGAATTCGGCCCGGTGTTCGAGCGCTTCACCAAAACCCCGCTCGGCCAGCTTGCAAAAGACCCCGCCGCGCAGAAGGCCGGCGCGCGCCTGTACGCCTCGTATTGCGCGGTCTGCCACGGTTCTGACGCGCGCGGTGCAACGGGATTCCCGAACCTGCGCGATGCCGACTGGCTGTATGGCAGCGACGGCGAGGCGATCCGGACCAGCATCGGCGCGGGCCGCGACGGCGTCATGCCCGCCTGGGAAGGCGCGCTTGGCGGCGCCGAAGGCGTTGATCAGGTGACGGCTTATCTGCTGACCCTTTCCGGCCGCAAGCCGCAGGGCGAACTGGCCAATGCGGACGTCACGCAGGGTCAGATGAAATACGGCATGTTCTGCGCGGGCTGTCACCTGCCCGACGGCTCGGGCAACGCCGCACTGGGCGCGCCGAACCTGGCCGACGACGTGTGGCTGTATGGTGGTTCGGTCCGGGCGATTCGTGAATCGATCGCCAAGGGACGCGCCGGACGCATGCCGGCGCACAACGAGTTTCTCGGTACCGACAAGGTCCACGTCCTGAGCGCGTACGTTCTGTCGCTGTCGCAGAAGTGA
- a CDS encoding cbb3-type cytochrome c oxidase subunit 3, which yields MFEQFHSVWTVVMLITFIGIVFWAFSRRRKQDFDKAARIPFEDD from the coding sequence ATGTTCGAACAGTTTCACAGCGTGTGGACCGTGGTGATGCTCATCACGTTCATCGGAATCGTGTTCTGGGCGTTCAGTCGCCGACGCAAGCAGGATTTCGACAAGGCCGCGCGAATTCCGTTCGAAGACGACTGA
- a CDS encoding FixH family protein, with amino-acid sequence MPRSSTPWYRQPLVWLVVGIPAASVVFGIAMLIVSIRTFDAPVVDDYYKRGKEINRQHARDARAAALGIAGDLAAENRVLRVRLTAADMDALPRSAQITLWHSTRSEHDHVLIVPAIGGGQYETPLPELIPGVWNVELATADWRITGRWQPASDAAIELKPFAGG; translated from the coding sequence ATGCCCCGATCCTCGACGCCCTGGTACCGGCAGCCGCTGGTCTGGCTCGTCGTCGGTATTCCGGCTGCGTCCGTCGTGTTCGGTATCGCGATGCTGATCGTGTCGATCCGAACCTTCGACGCCCCCGTGGTTGACGACTATTACAAGCGTGGCAAGGAAATCAATCGCCAGCACGCGCGCGATGCACGCGCCGCCGCGCTGGGCATCGCCGGCGATCTCGCAGCGGAAAATCGCGTGCTGCGGGTTCGGCTGACCGCGGCAGATATGGACGCCCTGCCCCGCTCGGCGCAGATCACGCTCTGGCATTCCACGCGCAGTGAGCACGATCATGTACTGATCGTCCCGGCAATCGGTGGCGGCCAATATGAGACACCCCTGCCCGAATTGATTCCGGGTGTTTGGAACGTCGAACTCGCCACGGCCGACTGGCGAATCACCGGGCGCTGGCAACCCGCGAGCGACGCGGCCATCGAACTGAAGCCGTTCGCCGGGGGCTGA
- a CDS encoding cytochrome c, protein MSDTPWWAGEGFWKKIAIWVTALMAVILIVLTYDTLAKIQAGSERVPAYSVINQRIDYRFDAERNFQVPVIGADAPLFGKKLGEDEAQTLVSYGKKIIQGRNCMNCHTLLGNGAYYAPDLSKAWLDPAWGAEAAREQLMIAFLMNPDTNARTFGSGRRMPNMQITEDEARAIVAFLKWMSAIDTNGFPYNFKPIAQGGES, encoded by the coding sequence ATGAGCGACACCCCGTGGTGGGCCGGCGAAGGCTTCTGGAAAAAAATCGCGATCTGGGTCACCGCGCTGATGGCGGTGATCCTGATCGTATTGACCTACGACACGCTCGCGAAGATTCAGGCCGGCAGCGAGCGGGTTCCGGCCTACAGCGTGATCAACCAGCGCATCGATTACCGCTTTGATGCCGAACGCAATTTTCAGGTTCCGGTCATCGGGGCCGACGCGCCGTTGTTCGGCAAGAAACTCGGCGAGGACGAGGCACAAACCCTCGTCAGCTACGGCAAGAAGATCATCCAGGGCCGCAACTGCATGAACTGCCATACGCTGCTCGGCAACGGCGCGTATTACGCGCCCGATCTCAGCAAGGCATGGCTCGACCCGGCCTGGGGCGCGGAGGCGGCGCGCGAACAGTTGATGATCGCGTTTCTGATGAATCCCGACACCAATGCCCGCACCTTCGGCTCGGGACGCCGCATGCCGAACATGCAGATCACCGAGGACGAGGCGCGGGCCATCGTGGCGTTTCTCAAGTGGATGTCGGCGATCGACACCAATGGTTTTCCGTACAACTTCAAACCGATTGCGCAAGGGGGTGAGTCATGA